attttttatataatttcaaaaaaaatgctttgtaaagtaaaaaaaatatttttaaacattaagtaatttcaataaaattttgtaacataaaaaaatgcatctattaaattataattttctaatgctaaaaattaatattaatatttcaccataaatttaaaagaatacgaaaaattaaataaatgaaaaaaaaactgagACAAGCTAAAAAGTGGTAACCCTAACAGTTTTTGGTATTCCCTAGTGCTATTTGATATCCTCTCATAATTTTTTGATACTTTCTTATTGTCCCTTTATAATTTTtgatatttccttttttttttaattcctcaTGATTTTTGGtggtttctcaattttttttttatatttcatcgTAGTTTTTGGTGGTTCCTTCTGTTTTTTTTGGGTACtttcttatatttattttgtaatatatatcataaaattttttatttccttaAAATATTTAGTATTTCTTCATAATTTTTAGTATACCTTCAAAAATTTTTTATGGTTTCAAAATAATGATTTGGTACGAGATATAGTTTTGgagtaaaaaatattaattttaaatattaataaaatttaatggaATTACGGGAggtaaagaaataaatgaaacaaatttaatAAGACAAACCAATATTGGTAGTCctcatttatttttttgatattctGTCGTAAATTTTTGGtactttcaaatatatattttttctgtaATTGTCATATATTTTTGGTATTCTTTCATAATTTTTGGAGTAATAGAAACATGAAAgactgaaaaaaaaataaagtgagTACAAAACATTACAAGGAACTACCAAATACTATTTCGTTTTATAAaatttgctttatttatttattgttaaaatttaaatattattactataaataacaAACAAAATTTATTAGTAtgcaaaaaatatttattttatacaaaaaaattaatattcaagttaaaattttattttaaaaatatatcagAAATTCTGATGACATACTAAAAATTAAGAGGGAATATTTTTAGAATGAATATCCAAAATTACGAGAgaatttattattcaaatattttagGTAACCCATTTACAAATTGAAGAGAGCCCGTGGCAAGCTCAGTATAATGAGATTTACGTagaatttgagtaaaaatatggttgacaaaattcataataattaataataaccataaatataactatattttctataaatattattttaaaaataaatgatgaGATAAGAGAAGTTTTGAGTggtaaatttttttccaaaaactcgTGATTCTTATTCAATactccataaaattttaatactagTGTGATATTTTTTAAACGTGTTGTTggtcaaatatttttaaaaatcccTGTAcatgagtttttgatgaatttagtCAATCATTTTCTTGAAATATGGTTTGTTAAATAATTTGACctgatttattttaatatttttgtatggCTAGATAAAGTTAATTGGAGAactaaaaacatatatttcaaaAACCAGAGATAAAAATGATCAATtataataaaaatggttaatccATAAAAAAACCCATAATCCAAGGACTTTGAATTAAATTCATCCTTTTTGTTATTTATCGTTACTAAATCGGTAGTGAGTGACAAGAAACTCGGGGAGCTCGAGAAAGGAAGAAAACCGACACGTGGCAGTATAATGAGAGAAAAAGGTGACGACTTTGTAGTGACCACTAATCCAACAGTTCAGATCTTGCCATCTCGGTTTAAGTCAATAATAACCGTCGGATCGAGAGAGGATGAACAGTTTGGATTCGAGCATGATTGCAGTCAGGGATCGTGGCCGTCCATTAGGGTTAGTAGTGGGTTTCGTTGAGTAATAAAATATAGCGAAAAGATGATGATGAGATTAGAACATTAAAAAAAAGgtggaaagagagagagagagagagagagaggggagaAATAAGAGAAAGCTAAGATCTTTGATAACTATAGTGAATCGGTTTTCTCACCGGAGATAATCGCCGGAGCTTCTTTCCGGTGAATTATGGTATATTTTGCCGTCTGACTGACGAGTGTCATGCAATCAGTCTTGTTTCTTTAATAATTAgtggtttatttaatttattatcagCAAGACGAGTTAATTTTACAGAGATGGATAGAACCAGAGAAGCGAGGAGAGTCAGTATGGCGTCCGCCGCCACGACCAATGGCCTTTCACGGCGGCGTCATAGGACTAGCTCTCTCAGAGACTCCCCAGGTTATTTTGAAATCAGATCTGGCTTTTCATTTATTCTTCTTCTCTAACGATGTCGTTTTAGTGATTTcctgattttgtttttttttttttggattgcaGAGGAAGACGGACCGGTGGAGACGCATGAAACGGCGCGTTTAAGGGATCGAAAGAAGGACAGAGATAGGGAACGAGAAAGATATAGAGAAAGGGAAAGAGATCGGTTGAGTAGAACCAGTAAGAGAAGAAGAGGCGATAGATTGATGAGTAATAGAGGAGATGGAGGTGATGGTACTTCTGAAGAAAGCGTAAACGATGATGAAGATGACGACGACGAAGACAGCGGCGGAACCGGCGGTGTTGGCTCTGTTCGGACGGTTTCGCCGAACATCATCGCTGGGTCTTTGTCGATGTCTAATCATCATCACCATAACCATCATCACCACCAGCTGCAGCAACATCAGCAGCATCAACATCGAAAGAGTTTTCCACCGCCGGTGAAAGTTATTAGAACAACACCATCGGCGGGGATGACTGCCAGTATGACAACGAGTACGTCTACATGGAAACCGGCCGATGAAATGATTGGTGTATCGGTGCCTAGAAAAGCTCGGTCAGGTAGAGGTGGAAGAGATTAACGAAATTCtggtttttttttctcattttttgttCTGTATTTTTGTTCTTTTCAATTACTGATTTCTTGTATTTTCTCCCCTTTTTAATCTTCTCTTTTGTAGCTACTAAAAGGTCTCATGAATGGGCATCAAGCGGCGGCGGCGGCGTTGGTGTTTTAGGCGGTGAACAAATTCACCGTCAAGCTTCAACTTCGCCGGTAAGGACAGGTGTAACCGGGGCGTTGACGTCACCATCTCCTGCTCCGGCCTCTCCATCTTCTTCCAGTGCTTCTATGAGGAAGAAGATGGTCAGTTTTCTCATTAAAATCTTCCTCTTAATTCTTTTGTTTTCTGGGGTTTCGCTTATGTTCAATTCAGTGACAAAGGTTTTGTTTCTGATGTAGAAGCCTAATGCTAACGGAACAAAGCAAAGGCCACCGAAGTCGTCGTCGAAATCTTCGTCTTCAGCTCAGGAGGAGATTGAGATCGAGATTGCTGAGGTTTTATATGGTATGATGAGACAGCCACAAGTCCCATCTAAGCAAGAAATAATCGGGAACGATTCGGCCAAATTTGATTCAAGAGAAGTTAATAAACCCAATAATGACTCTAAATCAGTCGTCTCTTCGCCGATCTCCATCTCCCCATCAACTCTTCCTCAATCATCCTCTATTTTGCCTTCATATTCTAGCTCCTCTGCTACTCCTATGTCTGCAATTGGTTCGTAACCTTCAGCTTTAGAAGGAAACGCAAGCCTTTTTTTGCCTTTTTGAGCAATTGACTAACTGATATTGATTTGGGTGTATATTCATTTTGCAGCTCCAAAGAGGAAAAGACCAAGACCGGTGAAGTATGAGGATGAGAATACGACTACAACGACACCTCCACCTCCTATTTTCCCTCCTAGACATAGTTCCATTTCATCTACTACAACTAAGGTTGAAATTGATCAACCAGCTAAAGTTGAAGCAACTTCTCCCAATTTGGAGAAAAATTCAGGACCCGTGGCTGAAAATGATAGCGGTGCTTGCGATTTGATGAGTTCTTCAAAAGCTGGACCAGTTTCATCAGAGTTGGTTCAAGCGGAACCAGTGAAAGAAGAGAAGAATAATTTGGCACTGGATTCTAAGCCTTCGACTGAAGAATCTGAGAGTAGAGATATCGGTATCGGTAATAAAGAAGAGTCTCAATCGCCAAAGAAGGAATCTTTATCATCTCCTGCTGATAATCCTTCTTCCGCTGGTCTGCCATTGGATGACGAGCGTGAGAAATCGACAGTGACAAAAGCGTGAGCATTATCCCCTTTTacccatttcttctttttttttctttttgaaggtTCGGAAAATTTCTTATTTGGAAATTTCGTGTTTCAGGAATTCAACAGTTTGTGAGAATGAGAGTCAGCGGGAAGAGAAGTTCCAGATAGATCTGATGGTGTGGATcctgtttttattaaaagatccAAGCGTTTTCTCCCCCTTCAATTATTGACTAtgcatttcctttttttttttttggtgtttaggCACCTCCTCCATCTAGATCATCTCCAGAAAGGGAAGGTGAGACTGATGTTGGGGCTTCAGATCCTAAGCCAGTGGCCGCAGATGTGGAATTGGTGAGTCACCTAGCTTTCACCTATCTTTTGGTATGGTGTTGCATAAAAAATTGAAGGTTTTTCGCTTGTTTGCATGTGCAGGAGATGAAGTCTTTGGTGAATGAAGATGACAAAAGAATGAAAATTGGGAAGGGAGATGTGAATGTGGAAGTTGAGGATAACAATAAGAAGGCCCAACCTAGTGCTGAAGAAGCTGATTCGCAGAAGCCTGTTGTAAATAAAGAAAGGAATCTTGATCTCCAGCTTGATTTGGAGAAATCTGACAGAGATAGTGGTTCAGGTAGTGTTAGTGGGAACAAGCTCAACCACCATGTTCAAAAGCTACATCATCAACATCCTAGTGTAGAGAAAACTGGTAAAattgactttattttttttaaagaagaaattttcccttctttttctctcTGGGAAAATTTCCCTCTCCTTTTGTTGCTAAtctagaggtttttttttttccagCACATTCTGGTTCTTTACCTTTGCCGATGTCAATTGCTAGCTGGCCTGGTGGACTTCCTCCAATGGGGTATAGCTGGGTTGATTTGATATTGGTTTTCTACCATTCTGGCATTTATAGATCCAAATAAGTGGTTTAGATGTTATAATGGAGAGGATGGggcatgaattttttttctttttttccttagCAGATACATGGCTCCTCTACAAGGTGTTGTATCCATGGAGGGGAGCGCTGTGTCTTCAGCTGCTATCCAGGCATGTCGCTGTGTTTTTTTATGTTCGTAGCTCttgatttcttatttttatttattttactaatttatcttgaaattttggaCTTTTTCAGCCTCCACATTTGCTTTTTTCTCAACCGAGGCCAAAGAGATGTGCAACCCATTGCTACATTGCACGGAATATTCACAAGCACCAGCAAATGATGAAGATGAATGCTTTCTGGCCGGCAGCACCTGGTTCAGCTTCACTGTATGGCCCAAAGGCTTGTAATCTAAATGTTGTACCGCCTTCAGAATTGCATGGAAACATTCCTGGGAGAGGGGTGAATTCTGTGCAAGAGAAGGGGCAGGGTCTTGCAATTTTTCCTGGTCATGTGTGCAAAGATAAAAGTTCTACGGCTGCTAACAACATGGTGGATGCCGCACAGAGAAAGCAAATAATGCTCCAGCAAGCTCTACCCCCAGGAGCACCCAATAATATCATGGTAGGCTTTTGGCCAGAAAAAAAAAGGCCTCTTTTTTCTTGTCTGATTTGTATGCAGTGTCGTTATAATTGCACAATTATATCTCAACTGtccttttgaaaattttcttgttgGTTATTCAATTTCAGCAAGGCCCTGCTTTTATTTTCCCATTGAACCAGCAGGCTGCTGCAGCATCTGTCCGACCTGGGTATGTGAAATCTCCTCCTGCTGCTTGTAGCACAGCTGCATCGAGTACATCTAACTCTGCCTTACTAAGTGCCACCCCAGCTGGTGCAACTGCAGCCCCGGCATTTAGCTTCAACTACCCAAATATCACAGGCAATGAAACTCAATACTTGGCAATTCTGCAGAATAATCCCTATCCATTTCCAATTCCTGCACATGTTGGGGCGCCACCTGCTTATCGTGGGAATCATGCTCAACCTATGCCTTTTATTCATGGATCTTTCTATTCTTCCTCTCAAATGCTTCACCCTTCACAGCTtcaacaacagcagcagcaacagCCACCCACACAGTTTCAACAAAGCCAACAAGGTCATCAGAACACTAGCATGTCCAGTGGTTCATCCTCCTCCCAGAAGAATTTGCAGAACCAGCAGCAGAGGTCACATGGAGGTGATGTCAGTAGTGGCAGTGGAAACTCTCAAGTGTTTCATGCCTCTAAAAAGGATTCACCTCATCCCTTACAACTATGGCAACAGCAGCAACAGCCGAGTCAGAATGATTCTCATCAACCTAGGCAACTTGATGGTGAATCAGATGGCAAAGATGGCCCATCAACTGCTACTGATAGCAGAGTATCTCGTTCAAATATGAATATCTATGGTCAGAATTTTGCTATGCCTGTACAGCCTTCAAACTTTGCTTTGATGACCGCTGCTTCAATGAATTCTGGTGGTAATTATGGGGAAAAGAAGCAACAGACACAGCAGCAGTCACAACAGCTAGGCTCAAAGGCTGGAGTCGAGCCTCTTGCATCTCAAGCTTTTGCAATGTCATTTTCATCTGCTAATGGTACTACTGCTCCTGGCCTTGGTATTTCTTCCCTAGCACCGAATCATGCAATTCTTCAGAGCCATCCAGGAAGTACAAGGCAAGGCTATCAGCATATTATGGCTGCTCAACAGAAGAAGGATAATTATCATGCTTATGAAGAAGGGAAGCGTGGAACTCATGATGCATCCAATGTGCAAGAAGAAAAGAAGGCAGGAAAAAGTTCAGGCACCGCTGGGCAGTCCATTGCCTTCTCCAGGCCAAATATGCCTGATTCAAGTGATTCCACTCTTGCAGGCAAAGATGTCATCGATAGTTCTATCTGTACGCTTGGCTCTGCTCCTGCTCGAACTTCAGGGCCTGTTATGCCCGCTTCAATCGTTAGTGTTAATGTTGCTAATGCGCAGCAGCAACTTCAGCGGAATCAACAGCAGCAGCTCCAATTCGGGACTGCTTCTGCTCCTCGGAGTAAGACACCAGCAACAAGTAATGGAAGTGCTTACCCTGATCACTTTCACTCTTCATCTATAGCTGCCAAGTTTTCGAATGTGCTGTCTGCATATCCTCAAAATCTAATACAAAGCAGCAGCAGTCCTGCTCAGTCTCCTCAATGGAAGAATTCTGTGAGGACAACTAGCTCTCAAGTTCCTTCTCAATCTCTACCATCAACTTCATCCCTCAAGAATATTTCCCAGCAACAAGGTCGGCCACAGCAAAGCCCCACACAGATTTCTTTTGCTGCTAATCCTAAATCACCACAAGGTCAACAGCCTCTTAGTAGCACTCCTTCCCCTTCTCCAATGATGGTTGGCTCTCCCACAACTTCGCTCTCCAGGAGTGCTGGTGGTAGCCCAAGGACAACAGGTTCCTCTTCCACCAGCAACAAAGGTGGCCAAGCATCTGGTTTATCATCCCAACAAGCTAAGAACTCACCGACTGTGCCTAGTCAGAAGTCATCTCCTATTGGTGGGAGTAATGTGCCATCTGTCCTGGGAAACCCTCACATAAGTTCATCTTCAAATATGGGAGCCAAGCCTCAAGTGGCACTACAGCATCAGCAACATCAAAAGCATTCACTTCATCAAGGGCAGCTGTTCTTCCCAAATGCTTACATGCAGGCTCAAGCTCAACATTCACCAAGTTCGACAACACCTGCAACAACAGCAAGTGCATATTATGTTCAAAGACAACAGCAGACTCTACCTCTGGGTTCATCAACAACTTCATCAACTTCGATGTTATCGTTGTGTTCTCCGGTTACTCTTGCCAACAGCGGCACCACCGACCCTGCAAAAGCTGTAGCAGCTGCTGTGGCAAGCAACATGAAAGGTGGGTTGGCATCCCAGGGACTTATCAATCCTGCACAATTTGCTTCTCCACAATCCACTGGAAAGTCACATCAGCTGGTACCAGGCTTCCCATGTGTTCATGCTGTCCCTTCGGCTGTTCAGGTAAAACCAGCAGAACAGAAACAACCTGCTGGTGAGTAAAATTCTCCCCTTTTTTGCTTCAATATTGCTTCCCCCGTATAGTGAACAAGAAGAAGAAGGTACGGAATGAAAACCGAATCAATGATATCGGGGGGCGGGGGGGACCAAATCATGAAAGATAAACTGGTTTCTTGCCCAGAAAGGACAGCAGCAGCCAAAACAGGAGGATATGAAtgaagctatatatatataatgtggcTTAGAACTCACTCAACCCACAATTTTGCAAAGTGATGGGGGAAAGATTTTCTTTGTGGAATGTGCTTACTCATGTGTATCCACCAAACATGTAGACTTTTGTTTATAATCTTTGACATGGTTGATCCCTGATAtgcattttgtaattaaatttgattGGTTTGATGAGGCAGATGATGgaggattaaaaaaaaaaagaaaaagaaaggaaaggttGCCAAAATATTTTGTAgggcaaagaaaaaaaagatggtaGGGGGGATGAGGAAAAGCAGACAACTTTTCCATCTTTTGGGGCTATATTGTAGgggttcttttttctttctttcttttattgtttGAAATTTCCAGAAAAGAAATCAGTAAACAAATCTTTGGAACATAATGATGCTAAACTGAATGGTGTATATGTGTGACACATATTAAAGATCACATATTTTTGTCTCCTTTTTGATTATTATGTAAAACATGCCACTTAGGCCTTGGCTTTGATTCCATCCCTTTTGGTTTGATCTTTTACTGTCCTcttaattgataaaattgaaAGCAAAGAGAGATGATGATTTGGTGAAAAGGAGCTATGGATAGGATGATATTTGTTGTGGGAGGATGGGATGAGGTGGCTAAACTTAAGCCTGCCACTTACCACCATCAAAAGCAAATCGACTTTGTATTATTTTTGAAGTGTGGGGCCCATTCCCATTTCTCTTTTTTCATTGACAAACAAAATCAGATTGTTTTGAGTTTGCCTTGTGATGCCCACCTctttacttaattattttaataaatatttccGGATTTATAATATTCAACATTCTCTCCACTACTTCCACGTCACCTTAATGCACACTTAACTATAATCATCATTTGATAATTACAAAATTGACGTGGTATTTTATGTTCCCAAAATTGCCCTCCGCCTCCCTTCAAAGCAGAAGACAAGTAGCTACTTCCTTACCTGTAAGGATGACTTTTCATGATGCTCTTCTTCACACGTGTTCacattcctttcctttttctcctTTACTTGTCAACCCATTTTTAACCAAGTTATAATTCTATATAAAtctaattttaccatttcaactgTTTTTAATTTGCATTTAACTTCCGTATGGGGTCTTGTTGTCTCCAATACCTCTGCTGCTGAAAggctttatttcaatttttaatttcccatttttattatctttattaaatgatattgtgtttcaataaaaaaaatattactttttaaaagCTGTTAAATATATGGTTATAATTAATCATTACATACTGCTGGACTTAAACATAACATCTTAAACTTTCTAATATTCAAAATTATTAGTATCacaaatgtaataaaataaattatataacatgtgaTCAAGGTATTTCATGATGTGGGAATGGGGCCACTTCccaaaaagaacaaataaatcAAATGGCTTCTTAATATAACATTAACTTAATCCATCATTTCACTATATTTATGTGGACAGTTGCAACTAGGTGAATGTATTCACAGGTCGCTTTATTAtaggaattttattaaattaattcttttatttaaattaatattaatataatacatgtagtgaaaaaaattaaattataatataaaacataatataatttaaatatataaataattgatatgttaaaaatcttaatatttgatacactgacagtgtattttttatttgataaatagttttaaaaaatagtcATGTctcttttttgtttaaaaattttactatacTCTAATAAAACAACACTTGTCAATCTTTTGACCCTATTTGTAGGGTTTAAAAATTTCACTCACAGCataccaaatatttttttatattaaaatggtTAACAATTGACGTTTATTTCAAGAAGTGGTAAAAACTTTTATCAGACACTTAGATGATTTGATTCAAATAATGTAATTGATAAAACAAACcatattaaaatgtttaaaaatatataaaaacatcatatatatatatatcaaattataattaacatattaaaatggtttaatccctctatttttttatactctttgaatttttaaaatttaatccctctatttttattttttaggataGCCCATTTATTTGTCTTAACATCATTAatggatttttcttaaattttcattaaattttttattttaattgataataagtattcaaatttaacataaattaattACCAATGTtactaatttgattttattttttaaatcaaacaagtataatagttaattttttaaaatcaaaagtagagatactaaattaaaaaaaatgaaaagtacaCATACCGGGGACAAAAATaaacctattaaaataaaaataaataatattaatatgcaGGATGAACTCAAAACTAGAGGAAGaaaatatttgttgtttttggaaAAGGGTCCTACAAAAAGGAATCATTAAACGGAAAAGAGTGATTGGGcgaaaaaaagaaacaagtaaACGAGTGCCccccaaattattatttttaatcaaagcCTCTTTCACATTCGTGACACGTGTCTGTTGTAGAATAGCTAAAACATccggttttattttaatttatttttggtcaATTATAAATcagaatttgaaattaaatcaagttttttttttggtcggctttttttactaaaatattacgaaaataataatattttattaaaataagggtAAAATATTTAGTATACTTTTAGACTCTATAAATATGATTAGAATGTTGACAAGtgtcttataaaaatataataaaatatttaaaacaggAAGACATATGACAATTTTTTAGAAttgtttgtgaaataaaaaagatACAGCTAGTGTACCAAATATTAACCGTGACATATGTCattttttagaaataattatattgataatttattataTCCTTATAGAATATTTGTCAAACTCCTGATCATTCTTGTAGAGTTTAAAGACTACACAGATAATgtaacaaatattttctcaaaaataatatgttttgaatagtactttgaatttttatattttaatatccaAATGGTCATTATTGATTGCGAAATTGGATTCCAAGGTGATAGAGATTTTTTATCTTTATCAGATTGATATCTAACCTGCCAAGAACCCAAATCGTCAGGTTTAATATTCTCAAACCACTATCGGTAGAGataatttaatgttaaatttactttaaaaaaaactgTTCATTTCATATTATATTGGTAAATAATTTTAAggcatattatttaaaattttataatatttaagtaaaagaATATTGTTTTGTCCCTATATCGATGATGGCTAGATAATATGTTGATTTAGGGGTGGCACAAATCTTTGAAACCGATAGTTTTGAATTGCCTTGAGCTATTGGgacaattattttattaaaaaaattgggttTCGGATTGATTTTTCAATTAGAATTTTCAGAGTCGATTCTTTATGTAAAAATTGTCTTGCTTGCCTCCGTATCTTTAAGAAAGCAACCTCCTTTTTACTgctataactatttttttttatgtattttaaattttaaattttataatgatttataacatgtttttttttaattttatgtatttcTTTATAATTCTTTTAGCTTTacagaaaattttataatatttatttaatttaattttgtaaaattaaatttatttttgagacAGATGGGGAAAGTTATTTCATAGTCAAAGGACAAAACAAAAGTTCTTAATAGAACTAAAATCAATGTGCGAAAATATACggcaaattatatatatttattcaattataaaaaaaattattttagatatttaaaataaaaaaattataatttaaatattcacATTCATTTTGACCGTTTCcattaaaaactttaataaaaatatgacataacaTTTTTTTTGACACGAGAATCAATCATTAAATATCATACTATACAATTTACCTTTGCATACTACTTAAGCGGATTAAAATATAATCTACACAATAATAATTATTAACCAAAATAAACCATCTTGTTATTTTCTCGGTTTGGGTTCCGAACCATCCCAGCAGTCGCTGACCTAGCCCCGTCCTAAGTTGTCTCCTCCCAATCGACTCAACCGCTGCTTCCCCGCTCTGCTCAGTTATCCAATTCCGGTATTTTCAAGTGACTTGTTGTTTTCGAGATACAACTCTGTCAAAGCTTCTAGATTACCTAAACTAGAAGGAATTGCTCCTTCAAGCTTGTTGTTTTCAAGTCCTTTAGAGGGAGACCAGATATTCCATATTGGGTGGTATCTCCCCACCTAGTTGGTTGTTTTGCAGCCTTAAAAATCCAAGTATAGGCATGTGACCAAaatttgatcgaaaaaggtatCTCTCCCTCTTGATGATTAGCATCCAAATACATGACTAAAATGAATGTTAGATTGTTTATTGAAGCTGGAATTTCCCCACACAAAAGATTCTTTGAAAGAATTGGCATGAAGGTAAATGCGTAAGGTTTGTCAAGTTAATATGACCAATGAGGGAATTGGCACGAAGGTAAATGCATGAGGTGAAGCAGGAATACTACCAGTGAATCTATTTGAATGAAAAAGTAAAGCATTGACATTTTAAGACAACCAAGGGTAGGAGGAAGAAACCCAGATAATCTTTTCTCATGCAACTGAAGTTCTTCAAGTTTTAAAAGCTCGCCAATGCTTTCCGGCACTGACCCTCTCTAGGCCCGGCCTTGGGGTTGTTTCAGAGTACAGCTGCCGAGGGCCCAAGGCTGGAAGGGCccaaaaaaactatttttttcagcttttaatgtcggaaattttttttttagatttttcatCATAAATGTTTCATCTCCTAGgcccccaaaatttttaatttttattgtattacattttataacttttttaaaatggAACCAATTTTTGTTTCGTCTAAGGTCCAAAAATATCAAGAACGGGCTTGACTCTCTCATCTTGTTTCCATAA
This window of the Gossypium hirsutum isolate 1008001.06 chromosome A09, Gossypium_hirsutum_v2.1, whole genome shotgun sequence genome carries:
- the LOC121203125 gene encoding protein TIME FOR COFFEE isoform X13 gives rise to the protein MDRTREARRVSMASAATTNGLSRRRHRTSSLRDSPEEDGPVETHETARLRDRKKDRDRERERYRERERDRLSRTSKRRRGDRLMSNRGDGGDGTSEESVNDDEDDDDEDSGGTGGVGSVRTVSPNIIAGSLSMSNHHHHNHHHHQLQQHQQHQHRKSFPPPVKVIRTTPSAGMTASMTTSTSTWKPADEMIGVSVPRKARSGRATKRSHEWASSGGGGVGVLGGEQIHRQASTSPPNANGTKQRPPKSSSKSSSSAQEEIEIEIAEVLYGMMRQPQVPSKQEIIGNDSAKFDSREVNKPNNDSKSVVSSPISISPSTLPQSSSILPSYSSSSATPMSAIAPKRKRPRPVKYEDENTTTTTPPPPIFPPRHSSISSTTTKVEIDQPAKVEATSPNLEKNSGPVAENDSGACDLMSSSKAGPVSSELVQAEPVKEEKNNLALDSKPSTEESESRDIGIGNKEESQSPKKESLSSPADNPSSAGLPLDDEREKSTVTKANSTVCENESQREEKFQIDLMAPPPSRSSPEREGETDVGASDPKPVAADVELEMKSLVNEDDKRMKIGKGDVNVEVEDNNKKAQPSAEEADSQKPVVNKERNLDLQLDLEKSDRDSGSGSVSGNKLNHHVQKLHHQHPSVEKTAHSGSLPLPMSIASWPGGLPPMGYMAPLQGVVSMEGSAVSSAAIQPPHLLFSQPRPKRCATHCYIARNIHKHQQMMKMNAFWPAAPGSASLYGPKACNLNVVPPSELHGNIPGRGVNSVQEKGQGLAIFPGHVCKDKSSTAANNMVDAAQRKQIMLQQALPPGAPNNIMQGPAFIFPLNQQAAAASVRPGYVKSPPAACSTAASSTSNSALLSATPAGATAAPAFSFNYPNITGNETQYLAILQNNPYPFPIPAHVGAPPAYRGNHAQPMPFIHGSFYSSSQMLHPSQLQQQQQQQPPTQFQQSQQGHQNTSMSSGSSSSQKNLQNQQQRSHGGDVSSGSGNSQVFHASKKDSPHPLQLWQQQQQPSQNDSHQPRQLDGESDGKDGPSTATDSRVSRSNMNIYGQNFAMPVQPSNFALMTAASMNSGGNYGEKKQQTQQQSQQLGSKAGVEPLASQAFAMSFSSANGTTAPGLGISSLAPNHAILQSHPGSTRQGYQHIMAAQQKKDNYHAYEEGKRGTHDASNVQEEKKAGKSSGTAGQSIAFSRPNMPDSSDSTLAGKDVIDSSICTLGSAPARTSGPVMPASIVSVNVANAQQQLQRNQQQQLQFGTASAPRSKTPATSNGSAYPDHFHSSSIAAKFSNVLSAYPQNLIQSSSSPAQSPQWKNSVRTTSSQVPSQSLPSTSSLKNISQQQGRPQQSPTQISFAANPKSPQGQQPLSSTPSPSPMMVGSPTTSLSRSAGGSPRTTGSSSTSNKGGQASGLSSQQAKNSPTVPSQKSSPIGGSNVPSVLGNPHISSSSNMGAKPQVALQHQQHQKHSLHQGQLFFPNAYMQAQAQHSPSSTTPATTASAYYVQRQQQTLPLGSSTTSSTSMLSLCSPVTLANSGTTDPAKAVAAAVASNMKGGLASQGLINPAQFASPQSTGKSHQLVPGFPCVHAVPSAVQVKPAEQKQPAGE